AGCTCTGTAGCTATTCAAGGTATCTGGGTCCAAGGAGGCCTTTTTTAGAAGAAGCTTGATAACAGCTGCCTTCCATAGATCAGGGAAGATCCCACTCAGCATATAAcaattaaggcctggttcacatctgcgttggtaatccgtttgggggagtcttcATAGGGACCCTCCCGAACGGACCACCGAACGCATtggaaagcggtgtgcagtgaaagcacacggaccccatagactaaaattacAACCACATACAGAGTATTGCTGTTTTCAGGagtaattgtttaacaaactgtggggtactttttctcctttaaccccttctgaaaataaaaactttggggataaagtgacattttagtaatttttcatttacacgtcCCAATGCTGCCATGTGTTCAAACATCAGTTTACTCCCACATGTGGTGTATTTGTGCTCTGAAGAAATTGCTcaacaaaatgtgagatgaatTTTCTGCTTTAACCCTTTggaaatgtgttaattttagttctaaatgaatgtattagtgaaaaaaaattaaatgtctaaatttcaccgccatattgttttaattcttgtgaagtgcttaaagggttaataaacattccaaatgctgttttgaattgtttgaggggtgtagttttgaaaatggggtgatttatgggggtttctaatatataggcctttataatcctttTCTGAACTGAAGTGGtctctaaaaaattagtttgggaagtTTTCTTGTAGAtgtggaaaatcgctgttagcgtccattcacatggagttttttggtgctgattttggcgctcaatctgcgtcaaaatccttgtggaaaaaaagcctaccattcctagtggaaaaagaaacccattgaagtctgcGTTCGGCAAGTCCGTTCAAAATCAGTATTtaaaatcttcaaaaactgaacAGTCCggattaaaacccattgatttcaatgggttttaaaagtccGCATGTATGTTTGTGCCAATCCATTTTTGAgggatttttttaacattgaggtctatggaaaacggATTACGTACTGATTACAAACTCATAGCAATCAGTTGGTGTCCGTTTCGCAATCCGTTTTCTCTGTACATGCGCAGAATTAagaaggggaaagaaaaaaaaatggattggtcaaaaacggacacaaacggattaCAAACGGACACAAATGGTCAGTTTATTTGAATGGACACCCATTGACCAATGCatcattcacacttgcgctcctGTCCGCCCTTTGTGTTTCCGCCTAAATCCCCGGAAAAATTGCATAGGGATGGCTTGCCGGTGatcagtttaaaggggctctatcagaaaaatcatgctgctagagccccacatatgaaggctattcaggcatcggcaatgttatattaaactaccccccccccccgttttaaaaaaataacctaaaaaagaatgtgctctacttacggatcgtgcacgctgggcgggcattcagggtgtgtcttcatcttcatccccgcctcttcttgctccgatgtcctcgggtcccgtcttcttccagcactcgcTCGCGatcactgatatgaaaaaacggcctgggcgcatgcgcagtagcatgcggcttctactacggctactgcgcatgcgccccggctatcactggccgttcgcaagcgctggaagaagacgggaccggaggacatcggaggaagaagaggcggggatgaagatgaagacacaccctgaatgcccgcccagggtgcacgttcggtaagtagagcacattcttttttaggttattattttaaaacggggggggtagtttaatataactttaccggtgcatgaatagcctttttaaaggctatgcacgcatatgtggggctctagcagcatgattttgctgatagagcccctttaaaaacccattcatttgaataggtttttaaagcaacCGCCAGTTTCCGTATGCAGTCTCTCCGCTGTGAAACTCTTTTTGTTGCACAGAcactgagggagccttcacatgatgttacgctccgctcattctgagcgtaaaaagcagctcccattgatttgaatgggtgccagcatacgcttgcttcccattgaaatcaatgggaggcttttttccctattgctttcaatgtgatacacgcgtatcacattgaaagcaataaggaaaAGAGCCCGGTACTTTTTTTCCGTTATCGGACCAGCATCTCAGTTTAGAATCAGCATcaggacatgctgaactgctgactgctggcgcaatgctggctggcactggagctgtgtataaaggagcaacggatcacaggacgccagagaggggtgcccagaccctgccctcactcgcagtgcagagaggatggtggagcccggCCTGGTGTGAGCGGTGTGCCACCGTGACAGACGGTAtgtgcgtgtcactgcagccgcagcatcagggggtgacgtccGGCTTCACCGTGTCCTCCCGGCACTGGGATGTGCAGCCCAGCCgctgacaagcttgtgctcaccgacaatcaccgCAATCCCCAAGTCAACCCACGTCCCGACCCCGTCACCATCCTCTCCACACCGCGAATGATggcagggtctgggcgcccctATTTGGtgtcctgtgatccgctgctcctttatacacagctccagtgccagccagcatcgggtCAGAaattcagcatgtcccgatgctgatgctgaactgtgATGCTGGCCTGATAACGGAACAGTAccaaaaagcctcacattgatttcaatgggtagtgcacgaatgccggcacccatagtaatcaatgggagctgctttttacacgctcattctgcactaattttacgttcagaatgagcgcagcgtaacatcgtgtgaaaaaaaaaggttttccgtggagaggctgcaggcggaccctggcagtttgctttaaaaacccattcaaatgaatgggtttttaaactgactgccggcaagccatcCCTGTGCAATATTTCCAGGGATTTAGGtgtaaactagagatgagcgaacactgttcaaaacagccgtttcgaatagcactttcccatagaaatgaatagaaacgtccattcatttctatggaaacgGTTCTAACcgttgtttcgaatagtgtttgctcatctctaatgtaaacCCATAGGGTGGAcaagggcgcaagtgtgaacgccacatAATCCGTCTAAACAAACGGATTTGGCTATCCGCTGTGTAACCGTTTGGAATCCTTTTTATACCAAACTGGAGGAAGCCACTGTAAACATATAGTAAGAGAGTAGCACAATGTAACAGCTGACAGAGATGCCCCCTAGCGGTAACTCACGTTATTCTAAACATTTTGTGTGTCATTTTGGAGGCTGAGGTAATTTTTTTAGTAGGGCTATTCAGGCTATTTATCGGAACTTGTGCATAAAGTGACCTTCCTTGAGGTACAGCATGTGTCGCACATTACGTGTGTGGTAAATACATCTGCGGCCATTAGTAACTATTGTGTATGAGCTGCCACGGGTGAGTCTGGTGGTCTTGGGGTCGGCGCACACGCAGCGGGTAACCAGAGACAAAGAGAGGGGGTTGCAGGGTGTACATATCCAGCTGTTGTGAGCAGCTGCCGCCCGGGATGCGAGCAGCAGGTGCAGGCACAGCCAATGGGCAGCAGCGGGACAGCCTGTTCCCGCCCATCCCTAGGGAGGAGTTCCCTGCCCGGCCGGTCGCTCTTAATGCAAAGCAAACAGGGAGCGGGGCTAGTCAGTGTGTAAGAGTAGGGGCGGCCAGTTGTGCGTAGCACAAGTCACAGGAGGAGTTCGGAGCCCGTGCTGATTTCTCCGGCGCCCGCCTATCTACCTCACGGCAGCTGCAGACGACTCTCCGCTCTGCCGCCACTCTGCTGCTACTGACAACCAAGGGAATTGTTACAGACGGCGGCGGCGACGACGGGATAAACGGTTCACCTGTCTGCAGTGCATGAGTTGCGGCGTCTCCTGAGTGCAAGGTGTACGCAGACGAGGAGTGGGCACAGGAAGGCGGCATCCCACAAGATGCACACTACCCAGAAAGATACCACCTACACCAAGATCTTCGTCGGAGGGCTTCCCTACCACACCACGGACTCCAGCCTCAGGAAGTACTTCGAGGTGTTCGGAGACATAGAGGAGGCGGTGGTGATCACTGACAGACAGACTGGCAAATCCAGAGGCTATGGCTTTGTAAGTGTGCACGGGGGGTCCTTGTGTTTAGCGGCGAGCCCAGGCCCGAGGTCAGAGCTCCCCTATAGTAGTCCCTCAGGCTGCCGTCACGTGACCACTGCCCTGCCAGGTACACTGTGGGGAAGGCAGGTGAGCCGGAGCTGAAGTGCCGCAGGTCAAACAGAAAGTAATTGTTAATATGGAAAGTAGCCCAAACACACAGCTCCCCTCCCACCCACCTCACCTAGTGCTCCGGAGCACCTGGGACACAGCCCTCCCCTGGCCCTGCCTCTGCCACTCGGGAGTCTTTGCTTATTCACACACAGCTTCTGGCACTCATCACACTGGCATGACAATGATTCccggtcagcactgctacctGTTCACACTGACATGACTTGCTGCTTTTATGGCTCTGCTATTCCTCAGCATTAAGTCTTCTCCCACATCACAATGATCAGCTAGTTATTTACTGTCATGGGCGCTGCTGAGCTgtttactgccccatgtacatccaagccagctctttgtattGAGGGTGATGTCTTAAAGTTTTGCTGGAGTGTACAGACCATTGTGTGAGGCCCAGCACATGCTCTGGCCCTATGGCGGGGCAGTAATAAGGGGCATCAGTTACCTTGTGAGTACTACTAGGGGTAATAAGGGGCATCAGTTACCTTGTGAGTACTACTAGGTGACCCCTCTTCTGCGGCTAGTTTTGATATTGCCAATTCTGCGATTACATTGGGTATGTTCAAGTGCAAGTGGTAGCAATCCTGCCATGTGGGAACGGCTTTTCATGTAACTAGTCTTCTGTAGCCCTTCTTGGTATATTGTTTGTACGTATCACCATAACAATGTGGAAAGTATCTATAGGGACTGCAATGCCATTAGCATAACTTGTTTGAACCTCCTTCCACTGACTTGTAATGGCTTTCCATGAGTTACTTCCTTAAGGCTATCCCTGTATATAAACGCTGGGGTATTTTGTCATTATAGACTtgtttatatataaatacaatccTTTTGTCTCTTTATTCTAGGTTACAATGGCTGACAGAGCTGCAGCAGAAAGAGCCTGTAAAGACCCCAACCCTATCATTGATGGGAGAAAAGCCAATGTGAATCTTGCGTACCTAGGAGCCAAACCCCGCATAATGCAGCCAGGTTTGATTTAGCCTGAAACATATAATGTGTATGCATGGTATTTGCAAGGTTATAAGGTATAGGTAGTTTAcatatttgtttgcttttttttctccatcaGGTTTTGCATTTGGGGTCCAGCAAATTCACCCTGCTCTTATTCAAAGGCCTTTTGGGTAAGTCAAGCATGTGTAATGACTTATGAACACAGTGTGATCCATAGAGTCTGTGCAAGTCACCAGACATATAGCACAATATGCAGCTGGTGTTCTAGGATACCGTAGGTCATTCTGAAGCCCAATTCCCATTTGTATCCTTCAGCACTCTGCTAATGCCGAATATTAATAGGTTACACCAAGCTGAGAGCTGCTCTGTAATTGTTTAATATGTTTGTCCACCAtgaattctcccccccccccattacataaGACAATTTGGGTGGCATCATGGAAAACCCAATATCCCGTTTTCATGGCCCAGTATGTTTCTAAGATTTAGATAACTTTCATCTTTCCAGTGGAGGACATCTGTTGGACCCGTGTGTGCAGCGGATCATTTCCAGTGTTGCTCAATGTTATCTATCTCTTTCTGATCTGACAGGGGTCGTTTACAGTTAAGATAACTGATGGCAAGGATTTGATGATAAGAGATGGAATAGTTCTATTTGGAATTAATCTGTGTTACCAGTAGACTCAGAAAACAAGCTAAATGGTGATTAAAGATGCATGTATGTTGGCTGgttggtttttatttttattttttagtgtaTATTAGCTCCTAGATTTGTGTGCCTTTTACATTACAGCGATGAAGTGGTTTTCACAGCTAAACTGtgtggtgttttttctttttttttttcttttaagtccTAGTGAACACTGCGTTGTTTGGGGTTGGGAGGGAGCCTTGACTTGTGTTTATTTTGTTGAGGAGTGTTGACTTTGCTATGGGGAGCAAAGGGCCCTTCTTGGCTCTTGCTTCAAAGTTACAGCTTGTTActcctatttattttattttttttttttttttaaccatacatTGTGGTGATTTGatattttcctttatttttatttttttctttttgctgtgaCGTTTACTTTGAACTTTTCAGCTTGCATGCTCCACACGTTTCTTTTCGTTTGGTTCTCTGATTAACCATGTGTTCAGTTGGGCTTTCTAatgtcatttttctttttttctttttttttttaatttgccatAGCTGTAAATTGATTCTCTTTACAATGGATCCAAACCAATCTACAAATTAATTAAATGTAGAACTTTTTGAATTCGAGCAACAATTTCCTGTAGTTGGTGTATATAATGCCCGTTTTATGTGGTACAGTTGCGCGTgtgtatagatttttatttttattttttttgctattggcTTGATTGACTTTTTAAAGTTGTAATCCAGAAATTTGTTTGAAACGTTTTACTTGGTTATTTTGCCAACCATATGATGTAAACTGGTAATGTTCTGTCATCAGATATAAGAATTATACAGGttctccaggctaaaaatattgaatattgacTGGATGACTGTAAATTTCCTTTTGAATGGGTACCAAGCTGCATTGACTCAGTATTACCGCTGCTCAGAACAGAGTTGGCTGCTGCTGAGTAAAACTGATCAATGGGGGTGGCAAGTGTCAGAACCCCAAAGACGATATTGGTGACCTTTCTTtgggatagatcattaatattaaaaaaaaattatttttttttggtgctggagtacccctttaaataatattaAGGCATAGGATGGCAACTTTAACCAActgcctttttattttattttttccctctGCTGTATGCTCTAAGCCTTCTGGTAAGGTTTTGTGATTAAATACACTCTAAAGAAATATCTTGTGTACAGGAACATTTTGGAAGCATTAAGTAAGTGTACCAATGTTTCTAGTATCTGTCTCAAgaatggtttttgttttttcttctcgcTTTCCTAGGACTGCTGTAGtttagcctttaaatagtgtataTCTGACAGCTGCTGGTTATACTCgtataggattaaaaaaaaaacttagttgATCCAGGTTATGTGCTTTATAATCTGAAGCACAGATTCCCAAGTTTatggaaagtgtgtgtgtgtgtgtgtgtgtgtgtgtgtgtgtgtgtgtgtgtgtgtgtgtgtgtcattgtTTGGCTAGGTTATAATCAAATATTTAATTCCAGCGATCTTTCCCTCCTTATTTTTATTGTCTAGGTTACATGCTTGACCTTCAACGTTGGTCAGTGTTCACTTTGGCCATATAAAGACATTTTACACTGATGGCCCCTTCTCATATGTCAATTCAAAAATAGCCCTAATGCAGCCAACCCTGTCAATCACTAACAGTGGAACAGGAGTAGTGGAACAGGAGTTCGGGGACGTCCTACATACTTCACCTAAGTGCATAGTGTAGAGATAATGCTGGAATCTGCCTTCACTGAGGAGATTGCTTTGGGGATGTAAGGGTTACACTTGGAATAGTTGTACATCTCGGTTACATTACTGCATGGGGCATGGCAACGCTAGCTTTGTTTGCCAGCCTAACTTGCAGCATGCTGTATTTGTGCTGCAGTTCTCAGTTACCTAGTTAAGTTAATATTTACAAAAAGGAAATCCCTTACAGAGACTGTATGATACATCATACATAGTACAATAGTATTGTAGCACTGAAGCTGTTTACGTGACATGGTTCTGTTTTTATAGGATGTCTTTATTGCATTACCTACCCCAAGCACGCACACATGCATTTATTTGTAAGGACTATTTTGGCACTCTGCTTTACCATCTTTGCTATTTACCATCCTGTCTAGACTAGTCTATGGAGTTTTAGCAGTCGTTTGAGGACTGTTCACATTAAAAGTTCAAGCTGTCAGGCAGTCTACCAGTATGAGGCACATTAGCCACTCTGCCCATTCTAGCAATCCTCCTATAGATATAGCCAAGTAGTGCAATTAATTGATAAGAGATCAGGAGTCTGATATAGTATTGTCTTGTCCTCATGTTTCTGATCAATAGCAGGTATTGATTTACAAAGAGCGCATACACCAAATAAATGGCTGAGGCTAGAGTCACACAACACAACTATTCGTACATGAAACTTTGTTCGTGTATTGGCCAGATTTATCGGCCTGTTCTTTGTCAGGAGCAGGACTCCTACCAATTTCAGTATGACATACTTTGCCCCTGGGAGACGGGTTACTGGCCAGCCAATGTAATATGTATGTATTATCTGGCACCCAGTTATTGCAACTGTCAGACTCCAAATTGGACCCTAAGGAATGGGAGCTGGTAACAAACATCCTATAACTATTCTTCTGActcccctatacacatgcacacttggttcaGCTGACTGACCTTGTGTTCAGCCTTGCAAGGGGAAGAATCTCCTGCCAAATATCTATTGCTAGTCTTCCCCCAACCTCTATTGTTTTGGGGAGTCAGAAGGCTCATGCACATTAGGTGGTCAGTTGGTCCTCAGACGATTTGGGCCACTCTAATTTAATGTGTATAGTCGGCTGTAAGGGACTTGGACGTTTGTAGACTCACATATTATTTAATGCTTGTCAAAAAGCATCAACTGAAACTACAGTACACTTGGAAGCAGAAATGTCTCTGCATAGATTATAGACTTGTCATCTTCTTGTAACTGTACACTTGCACTTTGCGTTATAGACGGAGTGTTTTTCCTTCTCTGCATACTGCTTTCATTCACTGACTGAACATTCAGACTTTAATAATAAGTTATTtatgtagcaccaacatatttcatGGCACATTACAAATCTGAAGGTACACGACCAGACAGtgtttgacattacaatgtgtcAAAAATGAACAATGAGTGagtgccctgctcacaagagcttagtCTAAAGCTTTTAGTGAAACATATTAAAAATCTATTTCAAACTAGCACTACTATAAAATAAATAGTCCTCTTGCATTGACTTGATGCAGTAAACTGTGCGTTTTAAGGGTAGTACTCCTGTAGTGGTATGTAGAGGGAAGGAGCAATCTGCTCTGTAAAACTTGAGGGTTTCTATGGTTTGGACAAGTTAAAACTGATTCCCAACAGCCATGTCATATGCTGTGTTGGGTGTTgcggtgagggggggggggggggttgtcttgttttttttttttgttttttgttttttttgggggggttgtcTCTAGCTAAAGGTTTAGCAAGTATGAGATATATTTCTGTATCCGCTCTGTGCATAGAATTGGATGAATCTTGATGTCCATGTTCATTGCTTACAGAAAGATATTTCCAGTTATTGATGTGCTGAACTATATGGGTGTTTTTGTCTAACCCTAGGTTTCTTTAGACTCCCCCCACATACATTTTCTTATTTGTCTGACTGAGAAGTAAAGCAAACCAGCTGACTCGAAACTTGAAGTTTTAGTTGCCGGGTATTTAAATCCATTTGCCTTTACCTCCTTGTAACAGTGTGATGCACACATTTGAGATCTCATGCTATGGAGTGTGGCATAGCATCTGAAAAGCTTCAACACTACAGCATTGGACAAGTTTTCTGCACTGTTGTGAATGTGTGACTCTGCTGTGTATTCCACCACTTAAGTTCTTTTGTCGCCTGCCTATGTTTTCAAGAGATATTAGAGGGTGACTAAGGTTGCAGAGATTAATGTGTGCCGAGTCTGCAGAGTATTTGTAGGGTTGCCACGATAACATTTATCATAAAATTGACATCTAAATAAACTTGAATTCTTGACAATATATGAAAAACATCATAAAAACCAAACCTTTATGATGTGATAACAATTTGCTGGGATGTTCTCAATCACTTGCTATTGAACGATCAGGTTTATATAATAGATTTTATAGAATTAAAGTAAATTGTATGAGAACAATGTTTCTGCTTCACGTTCATTTTGGTTAGTCTTATTTCTATTGTGGCAACCCTATGCAGATAATAACCACTAAATTTGATTTTGGGAATATTGAACACACGGGAAAAACTTCAGGTGTACTATCTTCTTTGCTCTTCCTCTactaaatgtaatatatatattctttgtTCCCATAGGATTCCGGCACATTATGTATATCCTCATGCTTTTGTGCAACCGGGAGTGGTAATTCCGCATGTCCAGCCCACAGCTGCTACTGCCGCAGCATCTACAAGTCCATACATCGACTACGCTGGAACTGCCTACGCCCAGTactctgctgctgccgccgccgcTGCTGCCGCCGCCGCCTATGATCAATACCCATATGCAGCTTCACCAGCTGCAGCTGGATATGTCACCACTGCAGGTTATGGCTATGCAGTTCAACAGCCACTTACTGCTGCAGCCCCAGGAACTGCTGCAGCAGCTGCCGCTGCTTTTGGTCAGTACCAACCACAACAATTGCAGGCTGACCGTATGCAGTAGCACTTAGACTGATGAAGAAATTCTCCATAATATCTATTCTTGTTTTCTGCCTTCCAGTTTCTGTAGATATGACCATATCAGAATAGGCTAAATGGCTTTAAGGAGAAACAAACCGTTATTGGACAGAGAAAATAATTCCAACTTCTCATTGTAGTAGGCATCCAAGTTGCTTTAGGAGAAGGAAGGTGTGTTTCAGgcatattcagaattttttttttttcttttttccttcagtCACAACCCATAAACTATacagaatttatttttatatcaggGAAAGAAACTGCCTTTTACTAATTtgaaagaactttttttttccccccttttacgATGTTTAAACCAGGGAAATATCAAACAGCAATATGTAGCCTGTACAAAGTAAAATGTTCAAAGCACAAGCTGACCTCTTGTATTGTACAATGGTGAGAGACATGCGGTTAGCATCAGCGTGTTGGAGGCACATGGCCTACTGGTCGCATGACGGATAGGCACCAAAGCTATTTTCTCAACTGTCCTCTATGTAAGTGGAACTATGGAGCAAGTGATGTGGAATGAACGGGTGCAACAGCTGTACAGACAATCAATAACACAGACCGTTCTGGAGAGAACACATCACTTGTGCTTATTTGATGAGCTTGTCACATTCTAATCCCTCTCCCCATCCTGTTTCGCTTTTGGGAAACTAACTGCTGCTGTCAGCTATTCTGAATCTGAAATGGGATCAGCCCCTTACTACCACAGTCTTCTATTTTATTACACCTATTCATAGCTTATGAATGATGACAGGAAGATACTTGCAAAGGTTAACCCTttaagaatttcttttttttttttccttttaaatgCAAATAAAACAAGGGGTCGTTTATGGATTGTAAGGAACCGCTGAAAGTGTTTAAGTAATAACAAAGTGTTCATCAGTGAGtttatacaacttttttttttttttcttttgaagttCTTTAAGGGTTAATTCCAATGATTTGTATTGTGCCTTAACTGTAATGTTTATTGAAAgaaaactatttatttattttgaaagTTTTACTATGGTGCGCTCTAAAGAAGGGAACTTTAGATGCGTTAAAGATTATGTATTCATCTCATGGTATAAATTATTTAAGTAAGTTTAGATTTAGTAAATATTAATCTATTCAACGGAAATGTTGACTTGGATTTATTTAATTCTGAATGTGCACTGTGTAGTACTATCCCTACTTAACACTTTAGGATTTTATGTGacagtagacttttttttttttttttcctcccccctcccttgccCCCTTCACTTTTCTTTAAATGAAGACCTCTTTAAGCAGTATATTTATACATTTCATTTATATGTTggatatttttgtttttcttttttttgttctcCCCTctattagaagaaaaaaaaatgctgctttataCGAAGACTTGTAAAACTGCAATACTTGGCAATTTTTATTCTCAACATAAACATGAATATTTTACACTGTAATGGGTTTTTATACTTGAACAGTTTCATACAAGGGAAGACAAGACAGCATCATTTTTATGGACATTTTGTCTAAATGTCACTGGATTTCTTTTTAAGTATTCAGAATACTAGCCAGTGTTACGTAATTGTAGACAAGAATCTTCAGACATATTATTTATTCATTGTTACTTTATAATAGTTAAGACCTATTAATTTCACTTGtattaaatacaataaaatatcttattgcattgtaatttttatttttgtcttgaTGCACATCTGGTATGTTGAGACTCATTTGTGTAAGTAATGAAACATGAACACTTGTGGTCTGTATAGGCAGATGTTACACTGTGCAAACTACTTGCTTGACTGTAAATGATTGTCTAGTTGAAAAACTTAAAAAAGGGGTCCCAATGGTTAAAaacatggtttaaaaaaaaaaaaaaaacctgcaagatGCAATGTTGTCTTCACTAATCCACTAC
This genomic stretch from Leptodactylus fuscus isolate aLepFus1 chromosome 4, aLepFus1.hap2, whole genome shotgun sequence harbors:
- the RBM24 gene encoding RNA-binding protein 24 isoform X1; protein product: MHTTQKDTTYTKIFVGGLPYHTTDSSLRKYFEVFGDIEEAVVITDRQTGKSRGYGFVTMADRAAAERACKDPNPIIDGRKANVNLAYLGAKPRIMQPGFAFGVQQIHPALIQRPFGIPAHYVYPHAFVQPGVVIPHVQPTAATAAASTSPYIDYAGTAYAQYSAAAAAAAAAAAYDQYPYAASPAAAGYVTTAGYGYAVQQPLTAAAPGTAAAAAAAFGQYQPQQLQADRMQ
- the RBM24 gene encoding RNA-binding protein 24 isoform X2 codes for the protein MHTTQKDTTYTKIFVGGLPYHTTDSSLRKYFEVFGDIEEAVVITDRQTGKSRGYGFVTMADRAAAERACKDPNPIIDGRKANVNLAYLGAKPRIMQPGFAFGVQQIHPALIQRPFGGRLQLR